A window of the Diabrotica undecimpunctata isolate CICGRU chromosome 1, icDiaUnde3, whole genome shotgun sequence genome harbors these coding sequences:
- the LOC140432515 gene encoding neo-calmodulin-like isoform X1, translated as MTEAERYGREYSRLRRLTSNLDVQQSCTEYGLSEDQVAEFKEAFMLFDKDEDGTITMAELGVVMRSLGQRPTETELRDMVNEVDQDGNGTIEFNEFLQMMSKKMKDADGEEELKEAFRVFDKNNDGLISSNELRHVMTSLGERLSEEEVNDMIKEADLDGDGQVNYEEFVTILTSKK; from the exons ATGACGGAAGCTGAGAGGTACGGTCGAGAATATAGCAGACTAAGAAGACTCACTAGTAATTTAGATGTGCAACAATCTTGT ACAGAATATGGTCTCTCAGAGGACCAAGTGGCCGAATTCAAAGAAGCCTTTATGCTCTTCGACAAGGACGAAGACGGGACAATCACAATGGCTGAGTTGGGGGTAGTGATGAGATCCCTAGGGCAGCGGCCTACTGAAACTGAATTACGAGATATGGTCAATGAAGTGGATCAAGATGGAAACGGAACTATCGAGTTTAATGAATTTCTGCAGATGATGTCGAAGAAAATGAAAGATGCGGATGGAGAAGAAGAATTGAAGGAAGCTTTTAG AGTGTTTGATAAAAATAATGATGGACTGATTTCATCAAATGAATTGCGTCATGTGATGACCAGTTTAGGGGAACGGCTTTCGGAGGAAGAAGTCAATGACATGATTAAAGAAGCTGATTTAGACGGAGATGGTCAAGTTAATTATGaag